The sequence CGCAGGGGGGATCTCCCACAGGGTGCACAGCAGGAGCTGCGCCCACACGAACCAGCCCAGCAGCGAGATGATCCCGAGCACGGCCGAGTTGCTCATGAGCGAGAGCTCGTTCAACCCGCCAGCGGGCCAGGGGTTGCCCACGGCCGCGATCAGCAGGGCGGGGAACCCGACGAGGAGCCCCAGCAGCAGTGCGAGGGCTCCGAGTCGCTTGACCAATCCCAGCATGGTGTTTCTTCTCTCTCCCGGGAACCTAGTTCGGGCCCGTGATGGACGTTGCGGTGCCGGTCTCGTCGACCGGGAAGCTTGCGAAGCCGAGGACGTTGAGGAACGCGTTGTCTGACTTTCCCGTGACCCTCACAGTGACGTCGAGCCCGTTGATGTTCACGGTGCCGCTCCAGCCGGCCTGCTGCAGGATCTGGTTGGCGCGTGCGGTCGCGGTCGCCTGGTTGATGCCTTCGGTCCCGTCACGGACGCCGCGCATCTCGTCGGCGGCCGCCCGCGCGGCCTGTTCCGCGGCGCGGTGGGCAGCGATGCGCTGGTTCATGGCGTTGCCGCCGTCATAGACGAGTCCGAGGAGCACCAGGAACACCCCCGAGGCCATGAGGATCGTCCAGGTAGAGACCACTCCTCGTTCGTCGCGCCGGGCCCGCAACCGTCGGATGAGTCGCGACGTCATGGCAGCCGCCGGTACTGCTCGATGGGGACCACGGCTGTGCTGGTGAAGTCCTTGGCGCCCGGCAGGCCGAAACCGACGACGTCGCTCAGGTTCGCGTGGCAGGTGACCTCGACACTCACGTGACCCGAGGTCCGGAAATCTGTTCCCGCGAACGACACCGTCAGCTGTGTGCAGGCCTTGCCCCGATCGGCCAGCGCGTCGGCAGCCGCTTTGCGGCCTGCCATCTGTCCGGCCTCGAAGTTCGTTTCCAGGGATGCGGCTCGCGCGGCCGCGTATGCGGCGTCATCAACCTGGCTGTTCGAGTCGACGAACCGGCCGCCGCCAACGACGACGGTGATGAAGCCGACAAGGACGGTGGTCATCGCCAAGAGCTCGACGGCGGTGTAGCCGCGCTCGTCGCGGGGTGCGCGGAGCCGCTCACGGAAGAGACTGCGGTCGCGGCGACGGTGGTGGGCGGCGCGGAGGGACTGGACCACGACCCACGGTGAGGCAAGGTTCCGGTCGTTCCCGACTCGCCAGGCCCCATCGGTTTGGCGGGTGACGCTGTGGCGGCCGATCGTCAACGGCTCGTCGCTGGGGCTCAGCGTGTGCAGGGCAGCCACCAGGTCGGGGTGCTGGGCTGCGAGTGCTTCATCGCCTCCGGGACCGTCGTGGCTGAAGTATTGGATGGCGTCTCGCCAGTCTGTTGTGGTCGGCGGCCGTGTCATTCTGCGAACCTCTCCCGTGGCACGGTGGCAGTGGCCGACACCCGCTTGTTGAAGCCGGGCAAGAGTGTCATTACGTCGCCGGAGACAGTGACGGTGACTTCGGTCGCCCCCACGTTGATCCTGACGCTGGTGTTGGACAGGTCGCTGCCGGAGTCGGCCAGGTACTCGTTGGCGGTCTGCCGGCCGGCGTCTTCGGTTCCTTCCCAGGCGGCGGCGTCGACTGCTGCCTCACGAGCCGCGGCGTGCACGATCCGGTCGTTGTACAGCTGCACCGACCACTGGACCAGCGTCAGGAAGATCAGCATCACCACCGGCATGACGACCACGAACTCCGGGGCCGCGAGGCCGCGCTCGTCGCGGCGGCGCAACCGTAGGCCCCAAAGGGGCCGGAGGCGCTTCGCGATGGTCATGGCTGGCTTCTCGCTCTCGATGGCAGGAACAGCTGGATCTCGAGGCCCTACCGGCCGTTGAGCTCGTTGCCCTTGTTGGTGACGAACGTGCGGACCGCGACGATCGCCAGCCCGGCGATCACCAGGATGCCGAGCAGCAGCACCAGGTACTCCGGCGCCGAGGCCCCGCGCTCGTCACGGCGAGCGACCTCCCAGCGGGAGCGCCAGTACTCAATCGCCATCTTCAGGTGGGTGAACTCGTTCATGTGTGGGTTCCTTTCTTTCAAGCAAACGACGTTGGGACTAGGCGGAGAACAGGAACAGGACGCGGGCGAGGATCACGTAGGCGGCGGCCACCAGCGCCATGACCATCAGGTTGTTGCGCATCGCCTCGGTGGACTTGTTCGCCCGGGCGTAGGCATCGGCCAGTCGGGCATCGCGCATCGACTGAGCACGGGCGATGAGGGTGTTGCGGATGCTGGTGCCCTCGTCTTGGGCCAGGTTCAACGAGGCGCGGAGGTCGATCAGCTCGACGACGCCGAATCGCTCACCGACCTCGCCCAGCGCCTCCCATGGCGTCATGCCGTTGGGTCGAGCGTTGTCGATCGCGTCGTACAGGGTGTGGAAGGCCCAGCCGGTGCCGATCTGGGCCACGGTGGGCAGCGCGTCGGCGTGGCTGCGGCCGCCCTCCATCGACATCACGACCAGGTCGAGGAAGTCCGAGAGCGCGTCGCACAGTTCCTCGCGGCGCTTGCCGGCGATCTCGCGCAGCTGGCGGACCTCGCCGATGACCGCGACCACGGCACTCACCAGCCCCAGTGCAGGAGCGACGAGCATCGGGATACCCAGCCCGGCGCCGTTGCCGAGCAGCACCAGCGCGACCGGGCCGAGAAGGCCGATGAGGAACCAGACCAAGAGCTTGGCCAGCCACTCC comes from Nocardioides aromaticivorans and encodes:
- a CDS encoding pilus assembly protein TadG-related protein, which codes for MTSRLIRRLRARRDERGVVSTWTILMASGVFLVLLGLVYDGGNAMNQRIAAHRAAEQAARAAADEMRGVRDGTEGINQATATARANQILQQAGWSGTVNINGLDVTVRVTGKSDNAFLNVLGFASFPVDETGTATSITGPN
- a CDS encoding TadE/TadG family type IV pilus assembly protein, which encodes MTRPPTTTDWRDAIQYFSHDGPGGDEALAAQHPDLVAALHTLSPSDEPLTIGRHSVTRQTDGAWRVGNDRNLASPWVVVQSLRAAHHRRRDRSLFRERLRAPRDERGYTAVELLAMTTVLVGFITVVVGGGRFVDSNSQVDDAAYAAARAASLETNFEAGQMAGRKAAADALADRGKACTQLTVSFAGTDFRTSGHVSVEVTCHANLSDVVGFGLPGAKDFTSTAVVPIEQYRRLP
- a CDS encoding TadE family protein, with amino-acid sequence MTIAKRLRPLWGLRLRRRDERGLAAPEFVVVMPVVMLIFLTLVQWSVQLYNDRIVHAAAREAAVDAAAWEGTEDAGRQTANEYLADSGSDLSNTSVRINVGATEVTVTVSGDVMTLLPGFNKRVSATATVPRERFAE